The sequence GTTCTCTATGGCACTGACTGCTAAAAATAAGCTAGGATTTATTGCTGGAGACATCATTCGGCCACATATTAATGATATGTTGTATGGAGCATGGAATCGATGCAATAGCATGGTCATCTCGTGGATATTGAATTCAGTTAGCAAAGAAATTGCAGATAGCTTAATGTATCTGTCTACTGCTCGTGAAGTTTGGATAAATCTGCAGGAGCGATTCCTTGAAAGCAACGCTCCGCGAATTTTCCAAATTAAGAAGTTGTTGGCTAATTTGCATCAGGGATCTATGGATGTAAACATCTATTATACAAAACTGCGCATCCTTTGGGATGAATTGAAGGATTATCAACCTGTGACAACTTGTACCTGTGGTTCGATGAAGGAATTGGCGTCTTATCACAATCAAGAGTACGTGATGCAATATTTGATGGGATTAAATGAATCATACGCACAGGTTCGTGCACAGGTACTCATGTTAGATCCGTTTCCTGTGATCTCGCAGGTATTTGCCTTAGTTGTTCAAGAAGAAAGGCAACGTTCTATTGGTTTAAATTCCTCCAAAGCAGTGGTAGACCAACCACTGGCTCTTGCATCACCAGCCTCGGTTATTACGCCTACGCCTAAGAAGTTTCAGAATATGAAAAGAGGAAAGCGTGATACATTAGTGTGTTCGCATTGTGATTTCTCTAGGCACACAGTTGATAAGTGCTACAAGCTTCATGGATACCCATCTGGACATCCAAAATTTAATCAGCAACAACAGAAGGGGAGAGCATATGTATGTCAAGCTCCTGCTCCAGAACCAAAAAGTTCTTCAGCCGATTCTCTAACTGCATGGCAATGTAGGCAGCTCATTGACTTCCTAACCACCAAACTTCAGACTGGAGCTGGATTCATTCCAGATTCACAGCAACACCAAGGGCCTATTGTATCTTGTTTCAATGGTATCAATTCTTTGTCTTCTTCTTTTACTTCTATATCACGTAAACATTGGGTGCTAGATACTGGAGCAACTCATCACATTTGTTGTAATATGTCTTCATTTCACTCTTATAAGAAAATTGACTCCAAAGTTGTTTTGCCAAATAGTTTCACTATCTCGGTCACACATATTGGGACAGTTTGGTTGTCAAAAACTCTTCATCTCACTGATGTTCTATATGTTCCAGATTTTCAGTTCAATTTGCTCTCTATCAGCTCTCTCACGAATCAAATTCCATGCTTAGTGTCTTTCCTGAATGATACTTGTCATATTCAGGATACTCATCACACGAAGACGATTGGGATGGGTAGACGAGTTGGCAACCTCTACGTTTTTGAAGATTCAGGTGTATCCCTAccattttcttgtagtgtgtcCTCCAATAATACTAATCTGTGGCATTTTCGATTGGGACATCCCCATTTTGATAGAATTTCTGTTGTAAACAATGAGTTGAAATTTAGCACAGCACATAAGAATTTGTCACATTGTTCTGTTTGTCACCTTTCGAAGCAAAGGCGTTTACCTTTCGTTTCAAAAAATGTATTGAGTGAGCTTTCTTTTGATCTGGTTCATATTGATATATGGGGTCCTTTTGCTTCAATATCAGTCGAAGGATACAAATATTTTGTGACCATTGTTGATGATCATAGCTGATTCACTTGGGTATATTTGTTAAGAAACAAATCTGATGTGTCCAGTATATTTCCATCCTTTTGTGAGCTGATTTTCACCCAGTTTAATGCTCGCATTAAAGCTGTTCGAAGTGATAATGCACCTGAGCTTAACTTTTCTGAGTTTTTTTAAGACAAAGGGCATTGTACACTATCATTCTTGTGTCAAACGCCCCCAACAAAATTCTATTATTGAAAGAAAACACCAACACATATTAAATGTTGCTCGTGCTCTGTTGTTCCAATCAAATGTTCCATTAGGTTATTGGAGTGCTTGCATCCTTACTGCTGTTTATGTCATTAATCGCACACCATCTTCGGTTCTTTCACATAAAACACCATTTGAGTTGTTGTATCGTAAGTATCCTTCGTATGCTCATTTAAAAGTTTTTGGTTGTTTGTGCTATGGCTCCACACTCCTATCCTCTCGTCATAAGTTCTCTTCTCGCGCTATCAAGTCCATTTTTTTAGGTTATCCACCGGGGTATAAGCTTTTAGATCTTGACACGAATGAAACATACATTTCGCGGGATGTCATCTTCCATGAAGATGTCTTCCCTTTCAAGGATTTTAAAGCATTTCCTCCCTCTTATTTCTTTTCTGATAGAGTACTGCCCTCTCATGTCACTCCCCAAGATAATTATGATTTCTCACATTATTCAACACGTTCGCAACGTCGTGTAACTCGTCCATCACACCTCCGTTATTACCATTGTTTTCTTACCACCTCTTCATTGCCATCCTCCACGGTCTATCCTCTTTGTTCAGTCCTTGATTCGAAAAGACTCTCTTCTTCATTCCATGCATTTGTCAATAATATTTCTTCAGTAATTGAACTTGATACATTTTCCCAAGTTGTTGTGATTCCTGAATGGAGACAAGCTTGGTCGAAGAGCTCAATGCTTTGGAAAACAATAAGACTTGGTCTATAGTCTCTTTGCCACCCGAGAAATCCGTCATTGGTTGTCGTTGGGTTTATAAGGCCAAGTTCTCGGCTGATGGAATGTTACAACGTTATAAAGCTCGTCTTGTTGCAAAGGGATATACGCAACAAGAGGGGATTGATTATCTTGAGACTTTCTCACCCGTGGCCAAGCTTGTTTCTGTCAAGTCCTTGTTGGCTATTGCTGCTGTTCGCGGCTGGTTCTTGCTTCAGCTTGATGTAAATAATGCTTTCCTCCACGGTGACTTATACAAGGAAGTTTATATGTCTCTACCTCCGGGGTATTGCAGAGAAGGGGAGTCATTACCCAAAAATGCTGTTTGCAGATTGCACAAGTCACTTTATGGACTTAAGCAAGCTTCACGGCAATGGTTTGAAAAATTTTCGTCTACCTTGCTAAGCATTGGTTTCACACAATCACTAGCTGATCACTCTCTCTTTACCAGAACTCGAGCAGGTGTTTTCCTGGCATTATTgatctatgttgatgatatagtgATAGCCACCAACTGTGAGCAAGAAGCCTCAGACTTGAAGGTGTTTCTGGACAATAAGTTTCGGTTAAAAGATCTGGGCACCCTAAAGTATTTCTTGGGAATAGAGGTTGCAAGATCAAAACAAAGGATATCCATTTGTCAAAGGCATTATGCGCTCAAACTACTTACAGATTCTGGACTTCTTGGGTGTAAACCTCGGTCCACACCTATGGATGTTAATAAAAAATTGTCTCAAGAAGAAGGGGAGTTGATCTCTGATCCAACTTTGTATAGACTATTAATTGGAAAAATGCTATACCTTACAATTACTCGGCCAGATTTTGCTTATGCCGTGCACAAGCTAAGTCAATATGTTTCCAAACCACGAGTTCCCCATCTAGAAGCTGCAATGAATGTACTTAAATACATCAAAGGGACAGTTGGACAAGGGCTACTGTACAAATCGGGTTCTGATCTTAATCTAGAGTTTTCTCTGATGCGGATTGGGCAACATGCTCGGACACACGACGGTCAGTCACTGGTTTCTGTGTATTTCTCGGTGAGTCCTTGATTTCATGGCGGTCTAAGAAGCAACAGACCGTGTCTAAGTCATCTGCAGAAGCAGAGTATCGTTCCATGGCGTCATCAACTTGTGAGATACTATGGATCATGTTTTTGATCAAAGATCTTGGTGTTGTGTGTGACGGACCAGCAGTATTGTTTTGCGACAGTCAAGCAGCCGTGCATATCGCCTCCAACCCGGTCTTCCATGAGCGTACCAAACATATTGACATTGATTGTCATATTGTGCGAGAAAAGGTTCAAGCCGGATTGGTTAAACTCATGCATGTCTCCTCGCAACTACAGTTAGCCGGCCTTTTCACAAAGCCATTGCTGCCGTCTCGTTTTCACAGCCTTCTGTCCAAGATGGGTGTACACAATATGCACATTCCATCTTGAGGGAGAGTATTAAGAATATGCatagaaataaaaatgattGTGTGTCTATTTTAGTCAATACACATGTCCACATATGTCTATAAATACAACACACATGTATTTCTGTAGACTTGATTTTGTTCATGAATAAAAGCTTCCGCTTCTTTGTTTCTGTTTTCTGATATGTCCTTTTTTGCAATGAAATTTCGTGCTGTGTTTTGTTGttgaaaattcaaattaaatgaTATCACCAACGTATAAAAAGAGAGACATTTTTTTCTTGTTCGAATTAGTTGAAGACGAAATGTAAAAGTTAGCACATAGAATTCTCAATCCAATGTGACATCAGAAAAGCGTGTTTCGAAGGCAAAGTGTTTTGGCTTACTCGCATTGTATGGCAGTCGGCACATAGGACTTTGAAGTTTGAACTCCATCATCTCATTCGATATTTGAAGTTCCACCAATTAATCGACTGGGATCATATATACATTATTGCTTACGGACTCTGGAAAAAAATGCCTAGAGATCTCTGAATTCTCTACTCTAATTGTTTATTTAAAGGACTACACTTCAAGATATAGCATAGCActtttttatacatataataATGGGTAAAATCTGAAAGAATTATAAGCATACACACGTACACATCCATATATCCGTACAAAAATGCGTGTTAATTTAAGaatgggtctcatgtgagaccatctcatggatcctaatctgtgagacgggtcaatcctacccatattcacaacaaaaagtaatactcttagcataaaaagtaatatattttcatggatgacccaaataagagatccgtctcacaaatacgacccgtgagaccgtctcacacaagttttagCCTTAATTTAATGGGAAAATTACATATTTTCTTCTTTACGATTTTTGTCTTCTATCTTGTTGAATTTCAATCTTGACCgtgtatctttcaatttttaacAATTTAGTCATTTTCATCCGGATTGCTGATGTATTATTACAGAGACATCGTCACGTCGTAAAAATGGctaaaattactaaaaaaagTCAAcggactaaaactgaaatttgacaacatagatAATACTgatgaaaaaacaaataatatattggAGAAAAAAATGCAGTTTCCCCTAATTTAAGTCCTTACAATAAGAGACATAATTAAAAAGATTTCAAACAACTAGAAAGCAAATACCTATTCACTATAAAATATGATCACTTGGGAGAAATTCAGGAAATTCTTTGTCAGTTTTCGTATACAATTATCGCATATAAtattatttctcaaacaatCCAAATTGATGATAGAAAAGCCATGACTGGAGAAACCCTAGCCGGAGAATGTATGTATCATCATCTCCTTTACCTATAAAACTAGGTCCTCCCCTTCTGACATTTATCCACAccaaatttaaaatacacaaagaagaaagagaagaaaaaattattctCATTTTCCAAATGGGAAGATCTCCATGCTGCGACAAAAATAATGTGAAGAAGGGGCCATGGTCTTCAGAAGAAGATGTAAAATTGAAAGCTTACATTGAGAAACATGGCACTGGTGGGAATTGGATTGCTCTTCCTCAGAAAATCGGTCTGTACGTGGATATCGACTATTTTCGCTCCTAGGCTGCTAATTTTACTGTGATTTGATGGTGTTTAATTATGactttatgatatatatatagggTTAAAGAGATGTGGGAAAAGTTGCAGACTAAGATGGCTGAATTATTTGAGGCCAAACATCAAGCATGGCGATTTTACGGAAGAAGAAGACAACATTATTTGCAGACTCTATATTAGTATTGGTAGCAGGTAACTCAGTAAAACCTAATTTACACACACTCacaaaaacatgcataaatacTACTAAAGCAATTTTAGCTAACGTTATTACTTGTCTTCATTCGATTGTTTATGATTCTTCGATTTGTTCTGCGTTCGGGAAGGATGAATCGCTCCCGAAAAGGAATCTACTGATTCTCTCCCAATTGGTTGGACCGTAGGTGCGATGATTTACTTCACTGGCGAGGTCTTTGGTTCAAGTCCAGGATGGCCCAGCTGCGCCAGGGAAAAGAATAAGAATAGAAGAAGCATCTGACTACTTCATGCATGCTCCACTTGGCTCGGGGGATATAGCTCAGTTGGTAGAGCTCCGCTCTTGCAATTGGGTCGTTGCGATTACGGGTTGGATGTCTAATTGTCCAGGCAATCTAGCATCACATGTTATAATGATCATGATTCGTATATTTTATTGCTTTCGAGTTATTATTAACTTATGATTTATCTAGCTtgcttgtttttgaaaaaaaaaaaaaaaaaaactcagatTCATCTAAATTATATGCTTTACCAAGATTGTAACCTTTTCTAGTTCATGCCATATCATAATCGCGGCGCAGCTACCTGGAAGAACGGATAACGATATCAAGAATTACTGGAACACCAGGCTGAAGAAGAAATTGCTCGGGGATTTCAGTTTCTCGTCCGGACTCAAAAGATGCATCAGTAGTACTCAGGAGCAAATTAGAGGAAGACacttataattttcaaaatctgaGCAGTTCAACCGTGGAAAGGCTTCAGCTTCATACGCTGCTTCATACACCTTTATCTTTTCACAGCAATCCTGAAATTTGTCCTGGATTTGATCCCGAGCAGCAAAACATGTACAAAAATCTCCATTATTACAATCACATCAATCCTCAGTACTCCTATGCTGACATGCTGGATCAAGATTATCCTGCTTCGaacaattttaaaactattCCCTCGAttaatagtcaaagctgcattAATCCTGTCAAATCAGATATTATTGGGCAAATGGATGCAGGATTTCAGCAGGTTCCAGGATTTACACATGCCGAAGTTTATGGGTTAATTGACCGCAAAGCATTAATCATCAATCCAGAAGTACTTGATCAACATATAAATGAATTTGATTGTTTCAAGGATATAGATGGATCTATGGACAGTATATCATGTTGGCTTAACGAATTCTGACAGGAATGCAAGATCTTCAAACTATCGGGCCGGATTCCGGATCGATGTTTTATCAATATGAGTAAATGAATGGGGATACACATTATACAGTAGagttataaagataaaaaaaaaattaatttcagttttatttttgggaaaatgaCTTTTTTTGTTTGTATGTTAACTTGCGATTTTAATAATCTATATTctcaaatttcattttcagtccgttatttttgttcttttgaCAGTTTtaataccttttttttttgacattaaGATGATGTGACACAATGAACAGAGCTAGACAAATTTTTAAGCtagccaaatttttttttaaaaaaaataaattatcgtTAAATACTTCAAAATATAAATGTAGTATTTTGATGTTTACTAACAAAATAAGAGTACATTGTTAATGAATTACAACGAAATTACTATCCCCAAAACatctttttctaaaaataaaatttttcttactaTTAACGATGAGCTTATATGAACTACAAGTCGATTAAAACTAAAACAGTGGCAAATAATCAAACAAAATTATGCTAACTCGGTTGATCATTCATGTATAAaagaatgaataaaaaaaatgagatcAAATTGAGTACTACAAGTAGTAATTAGCGAGTACCGAAACtaatagaaaacaaaaaaaaaacacaaatctataatttaaatgatattgaaatcaaataaaataatatataaatacaatatatcaaaacaatttttattaCTAAACCTAAGAAACTGAACCATATGATACGGAAAGGAACCCAAAATACCTAGAACTGCATGACACTGCAAGGTATATGGGCCTTACAATTAAAGAAGCCCTTTAATTATAAGATCCATGGGCCTATCCTTTTTGAGTCCTGTAATCACAATCTTCGTAATAGCATATGGAGCTCTTACTCACATAATTCCCCACTCCTGGCAGTAGAGTACATAACGTGCCTCCCCAGGTACTCCACTGTCAGGAGTGGGGAGGTCTGTGAGTAAGGTTGCATGAACTATCATGAGTGCTGTGATTGCAGGACTCAAAAAAAATAAGCACATGAGCTTTACAACAACAAATAGATACTATAATATTTGTCAAATAATTCATACATGCAacgtatataaaattttataatttcatatGACAAACTAAAATTGAATGTTGATATTAATAAAACACTGTAATAAAATTGACAGCTGAAAATCATAGCAAGAATATCATACTGACTTAGATAGTCGATTGTGAGAGAAAACGAAATTTAGGATTTAGCATTTGAAATTAGGATTTAGAATTTCCAAATCAAAATCTAGTTGAACTTGGAAGAAGTTATAATACTTGTCAACGACTTAAAATTTTCAGTGGAGCTACCGTTTTCAGCAACAGCCGTATAAGCACGTTCTTTCATTCTTCCAAtattttccctcattttcttccCTTCATCCTTCCACAGAACAAGATCCAAAACCTCGACCAAGCCGGATTTTGCAAAAACGCCCTTTACCCCCACCCCGATCTGCCATACATTCTCCATGAGCCTCCTGTTTATCATTTGATCAGCAAAGAACGGCATGCAAATCATAGGCACGCCACCCATAATACTGTCAAGGGTCGAATTCCATCCACAATGCGTCACAAAAACCCCAACAGAAGGGTGTGACAAGACCTGAGATTGAGGAGCCCATTCCACAACTTTCCCTATCCGGCTCGTTCTTTCGAAAAATCCCTGTAATAACTGGCGTTTGGAGTTGTCTCTGAATGACCAAAGATAAGGCACTTGTTTCTCTTCCATGGCCTCTGCCAGGGCCACCAGCTCAGGCGGCGGAGGTGTAAAAATTGTTCCGAAGCTTATGTAGGCGACAGAGGCAGCAGCCTGGTGGCTCAGCCATGACAGGCAGCCGCTATGATCTTCAGTAACTGTCATAGCATTAGGCAGAGGAAAAGGGCCGATATTTAGAAGCATTTTCAGCTTGGATTTGAGATCATTTTCTACAATGAAATCAATTCCATCGAATGAATTGAGTAGAACAACAGATGCTCGATTTATCGTATTAGACATGTTGTACAACATTCGGGAAAACAACCCGTTAAGTTGTAGGATTTCTGTTGGTAAGTCCGAGGCACGTATCTCTGACATTCCAGGTATAAAATCCAGGGTTTGGTCCAGATTTTGTATTCGGcctgaaaaaatataattgttacATATGTTTGTTCATCCAAAATccaaaattgaatattatattagttcaaaattatttaatatgtccATCAAACTATAAATCAAGATCAGGAACGTTTAAGAAAACAAAGATAGtaaaaatccaaaaacataaaatcatcttaatcccaaaATGAATAGATTCTATTGGAAACAAATTTATGACACACCATTCCATGTATGAAAAAAACTCACCACTATCGCTTCCCAGTTTTGCCCGAAGGACATCGATGTACAAATGCAGAGAAATCGACGAAGGCCCTGCAGCCCAATACGCGAGCCAAGGGATTCCCTTTTCCTCGGCCATTTCAACCGAAAACCACAAAAAGGCATCAGTTAACAAGCATGTAGCCTTCATCCCCatctctgtctccacttcttCCAGCCGCTTTCTGAAATTCCCCGGCGTTGCTTTGAcaaaaaactcaataagttcTATTGGATTACCCGAAAAAACGTGCCCCTGAGGGACTCCATCATCCACATCgtatatttttatgttgctCTCGTGGGCATGAGTGCTGTCCACTTTTGAGGAAACTTTTTGGTTGGAGCTTTTGGTGTTGAAGTATGAGAACTGGACTTGGGGGGAGGCTGCGGCGAGTTGTTTTACTAGGTGGAGGAGAGTGGTGGGGTGGGAGCCAAACGGGAACGCGAAGGCGGCGACATGGGCATTTTTGGTTATAGACATCTTCCCGGAAGATTAACGGAGTTTAGTTTTTATGTAATGATTGAGGTTGTTCAGGTGTTATGATTATTGCATGCACTAACTGCTCATCGTAGAAAGAAGAGGTTGAAGGAATTGTATATTGAAGGATTTGAGAAGG comes from Primulina huaijiensis isolate GDHJ02 chromosome 5, ASM1229523v2, whole genome shotgun sequence and encodes:
- the LOC140977444 gene encoding uncharacterized protein; the protein is MYVSSSPLPIKLGPPLLTFIHTKFKIHKEEREEKIILIFQMGRSPCCDKNNVKKGPWSSEEDVKLKAYIEKHGTGGNWIALPQKIGLKRCGKSCRLRWLNYLRPNIKHGDFTEEEDNIICRLYISIGSRYIIIAAQLPGRTDNDIKNYWNTRLKKKLLGDFSFSNPEICPGFDPEQQNMYKNLHYYNHINPQYSYADMLDQDYPASNNFKTIPSINSQSCINPVKSDIIGQMDAGFQQVPGFTHAEVYGLIDRKALIINPEVLDQHINEFDCFKDIDGSMDSISCWLNEF
- the LOC140976591 gene encoding anthocyanidin 3-O-glucosyltransferase UFGT-like, with translation MSITKNAHVAAFAFPFGSHPTTLLHLVKQLAAASPQVQFSYFNTKSSNQKVSSKVDSTHAHESNIKIYDVDDGVPQGHVFSGNPIELIEFFVKATPGNFRKRLEEVETEMGMKATCLLTDAFLWFSVEMAEEKGIPWLAYWAAGPSSISLHLYIDVLRAKLGSDSGRIQNLDQTLDFIPGMSEIRASDLPTEILQLNGLFSRMLYNMSNTINRASVVLLNSFDGIDFIVENDLKSKLKMLLNIGPFPLPNAMTVTEDHSGCLSWLSHQAAASVAYISFGTIFTPPPPELVALAEAMEEKQVPYLWSFRDNSKRQLLQGFFERTSRIGKVVEWAPQSQVLSHPSVGVFVTHCGWNSTLDSIMGGVPMICMPFFADQMINRRLMENVWQIGVGVKGVFAKSGLVEVLDLVLWKDEGKKMRENIGRMKERAYTAVAENGSSTENFKSLTSIITSSKFN